Genomic segment of Gossypium arboreum isolate Shixiya-1 unplaced genomic scaffold, ASM2569848v2 Contig00235, whole genome shotgun sequence:
CGTATATGGGATATTTTAAGAAATGAGCATCCTTATTACTAGCAGGGTCTGGGGAAAGAATAGGAAAGGTGATTTCACTATATTTTTTACCAGGAACAGGACCTATCACAAGAATATTTTTCTTAGTGGGGCGGTAGTTCTGAAAAGACAGATTGCCTATCTTTTCTTTCATCTCGGGCGAAATACGATCAGGCGGGGCTAACTCAAACCCCTCTGGTAAAATAAGAACAGCACCCACATTCAAAGCCCCTTTCTTACCATTAGCAAGAACTTGTTTCAGTTGCATATCATAAGGAATTCTAACAACCGCTTCAAATACAGTATCAGGAAGTACCGCTTGTGGAACCTCAATATCCACGGGTTTATTCGCTAAATGGCAATTGGCACATACAATACGCCCAGTTGCTTCTCGTGGATTTTCATACCCCTGCTGCGCAAAAATGGGATATGCATTTGAAATGGAAGCCCCGGTTATTATATAGATCATGAGCGATACGGAAATGGATCGAGTAATCTCCTCCTTTATCCAAGAAAAAGTATTTCTAGTTTGCATGGTCCAATCATTGATCCCGAAAATTTCTACAATAAAATTAGGTAGGTCACTAGTATAGTTCCCTAGCCACGATTCTGCTATTTACTTTTActgaaaactgaaaaaaaaaaatgactgAAACAGAGGAGAAATTGTATTCTCCTGATGGGTAGAAAGAGTAAAGTAAGTACGACTTTGCATGCTTTGCTTATCTCGAAAGTAAGAAAGATTCTAATTGAATCCGTGAATCATTTTTCAGTCATTCATTGAATGATAAATAACTACAAGTGACGGAGATACACGATTTAAATAACGAAAGAtccaatattttaaaattgtatcTAGAATGACTGGAAAAGTAGAAACAAGACCAGATATAATTTGATCATTATGAGCAAATCCAAAATCTTTGTATATAGAGCCAATCATTAGTTCCCAACCGTGGGGCGAATGAAATCCTATACATAAATCTgttaataaaagaatagaaaaagcTTTTATTGTGTCGCTTAAATTATATAGGAATTCTTGAACCCAAGAGTTAAGAATAAGAAGTTCTTCATTCCCCAAAATAGAATAACCACTTAGAATAACGAAACAGATTAGATTGGTCGAGAAGTGCAAAATCGTATGGATATGATCCTCATTGTGCAGCTTGATCAATTGGATCGTTTCTTTTTGGATTCCTATACGAAGCTTTTGTAGATGTGTTTCCGGGTATTCTTTTATCATTTCGTCCAACAGGAAGAGTTCCTCTACTTCTATGAATTGTTCTAGAATACTCTTTTCTTGAATATCATTCAAAAAAGTTTCGGATTGCCTAGTATCCCACCAATTAGTAATCCAAGATTTCAGACTTTTATTAAATGAGAGAGATCCACCAGGGCAAAAATACTATAGATGCAAGATATAGAAGGGAGTGAATGCTTTCTTTTTTGCCATTTTTTCATCTGTGAGTTGTTAATGAACCCACCTCATTCGTTGACTTTATGTGATCTAATCTTTCTATCAAGCATGCCTTTCATTATATTATAAAGTAGGGGCCCATGAATCTATTCTCTGTTTTTTTTTGATTCAGTGCTTAGCCCTTGAATCTAATTGAATCTAAAAGAATACAGAATATAGAAAATAAGAATCCACTTTGAATtcgaatgaaatatatatattattgttatattgtttTTGTTTCCATATATCTCAATTGATCAAATTCGAAGCAATTGCCCTCTTTTGATAACTGCCCGAAAGAACCGCTTCAAATAATAAAGATTGTTCTATTCAGATTTTGAGACGAAGGAGCGCCCTGTCTATATCAAGATCGCAATCAAATATGTCGAAAATTTTCGCGGGTTATCTAAACTATATATAGTCTAGAGTCCAgcaataattgaaaaaaaaattaggaaaaataTTATGCTGATCAAAAATGAGTGACAAAAAAAGACAGAAAAGTTATCATTACGTTTATCATTATGTTATAAGAAAGAAATCCACTTGTTTAGTTCTTTAGTTCTTAAGGAGCACAAAAGAAAGGATAAAAGGGGAGGGGCCGATTGAGAAAAGAAAAGTAGAGAAAATTTACAAGATATGATCTATCTGTATCTAACGTATCAACTCCAAATATTGCAAATAAAAAGCGAAAGTCTTTATTTCGATTTGATATATGAGATGAATCCAGTATTTCGATTTCTTGCTTATTTTGTTACTGAATTAAGTTGAGCGGTTTTACATTTACAGACGCATAAAAAACTATTTTGTGGACAAAAAACTGTT
This window contains:
- the LOC128288578 gene encoding cytochrome f-like is translated as MQTRNTFSWIKEEITRSISVSLMIYIITGASISNAYPIFAQQGYENPREATGRIVCANCHLANKPVDIEVPQAVLPDTVFEAVVRIPYDMQLKQVLANGKKGALNVGAVLILPEGFELAPPDRISPEMKEKIGNLSFQNYRPTKKNILVIGPVPGKKYSEITFPILSPDPASNKDAHFLKYPIYVGGNRGRGQIYPDGNKSNNTVYNATATGIVSKIIRKEKGGYEITITDALDGHQVVDIIPPGPELLVSEGESIKLDQPLTINPNVGGFGQGDAEIVLQDPLRVQGLLFFLASIVFAQIFLVLKRNSLRRFKCPK